The following coding sequences are from one uncultured Cohaesibacter sp. window:
- a CDS encoding tripartite tricarboxylate transporter TctB family protein has product MADGNSLFKVSIDFSQSHLFFPNIIHWILLILAVLILLTSGPDILRKLREKTKDKKQQRKPVDWVRLLGSLVLTIIYFSLMETVGDFFPNTGFGFLFTSIPFMFLLSTLYVHAPGRREFITITLSSIISPTVAWYVLAQMFNITLP; this is encoded by the coding sequence GAAATTCACTCTTCAAGGTGTCGATCGACTTCAGTCAATCACACCTTTTCTTCCCCAACATCATTCACTGGATCCTGCTGATTTTGGCAGTCCTGATCTTGCTGACCAGCGGGCCTGACATTCTGCGCAAGCTGCGTGAAAAGACAAAGGATAAAAAGCAGCAGCGAAAGCCCGTCGATTGGGTGCGCCTCTTGGGATCGCTGGTGTTGACGATCATTTACTTTTCCCTGATGGAAACAGTTGGTGACTTTTTCCCAAACACCGGGTTTGGTTTCCTGTTCACCTCTATTCCCTTCATGTTCTTGCTCTCGACCTTGTATGTGCATGCACCGGGGCGTCGTGAGTTCATAACCATCACGCTCAGTTCGATCATATCTCCAACCGTTGCCTGGTATGTTTTGGCGCAGATGTTCAACATCACGCTGCCATGA